One window of Enterobacter sp. RHBSTW-00175 genomic DNA carries:
- a CDS encoding ClpP-like prohead protease/major capsid protein fusion protein: MPKSKSRAVHRPKASVKSNSWFRMQASNNNAAEIYIYDEIGYWGVTAKQFVNDLKALGEVSHINLHINSPGGDVFDGIAIFNALKHHGASITVHIDGLAASMASVIAMVGNPVIMPENTMMMIHKPWGFAGGDANDMRDYADLLDKVESVLIPAYAQKTGKSTEEIAAMLEDETWMDGTECVSLGFADQVTPSLQAMACIHSKRIEEFEKMPNSIRNMITPPRNSTQRDQGNQHNPSQQPNPAPVVNEGDVRAQVLTEQKARVNGIGDLFAMFGNKHMELQNKCIADPECSVEQAKDLLLAELGKTATPSNKTTQVHIHASNGNFVADGIRQALMARAGYENQERDNVYNSMTLREYARMALTEKGIGVSSYNPMQMVGLALTHSSSDFGNILLDVANKALLQGWEEAEETFQLWTKKGQLSDFKTANRVGMGGFQSLRQVREGAEYKYVTTGDKGETIALATYGEIFSITRQAIINDDLNQLTDVPMKMGRAAKGTIGDLVYAVLTKNPKLSDGKALFHADHKNLSSGAISVSSLDDARKLMRLQKEGERSLNIRPAFMLVPVGLETLANQTIKSASVKGADINAGIINPIQNFAEVIAEARLDDADAKAWYLAAAQGTDTIEVAYLNGVDTPYIDQQEGFTTDGIATKVRIDAGVAPLDYRGMTKSTGQ; encoded by the coding sequence GTGCCGAAGTCAAAGAGCCGGGCGGTCCACCGTCCGAAAGCCAGCGTAAAAAGTAATTCGTGGTTCCGGATGCAGGCCAGCAATAACAATGCGGCCGAAATTTATATCTACGACGAAATCGGCTACTGGGGGGTGACCGCAAAACAGTTCGTCAATGACCTCAAAGCTCTCGGTGAAGTCAGTCACATTAACCTTCACATCAACTCACCGGGTGGTGATGTCTTTGATGGCATCGCCATTTTTAATGCCCTCAAACATCATGGCGCGTCAATCACTGTGCATATTGATGGTCTGGCCGCGTCAATGGCATCCGTCATCGCAATGGTGGGCAATCCGGTCATCATGCCTGAAAACACCATGATGATGATCCACAAGCCCTGGGGATTTGCCGGGGGTGATGCTAACGACATGCGCGACTATGCAGACCTCCTCGACAAAGTTGAATCAGTGCTCATCCCGGCATATGCGCAAAAGACCGGAAAATCCACTGAAGAAATCGCGGCAATGCTGGAAGACGAAACCTGGATGGACGGCACTGAATGCGTCTCGCTGGGGTTTGCCGATCAGGTGACGCCTTCTTTGCAGGCGATGGCCTGTATTCATTCAAAACGTATCGAGGAATTTGAAAAGATGCCAAACAGCATTCGCAATATGATCACCCCGCCGCGCAACTCTACCCAGCGTGACCAGGGAAATCAGCATAATCCATCCCAGCAGCCGAATCCCGCACCGGTCGTCAACGAGGGCGATGTCCGCGCCCAGGTTCTGACTGAGCAGAAGGCCCGTGTGAATGGTATTGGCGATCTCTTCGCCATGTTCGGTAACAAACACATGGAGCTGCAAAATAAGTGCATTGCAGATCCTGAATGTTCCGTTGAGCAGGCTAAAGATTTGCTACTGGCTGAGCTGGGTAAAACTGCAACCCCATCCAACAAAACCACTCAGGTTCATATTCATGCCAGCAACGGTAATTTCGTGGCTGATGGTATTCGCCAGGCACTGATGGCGCGTGCCGGTTACGAAAATCAGGAGCGTGACAACGTCTACAACAGTATGACGCTGCGTGAATATGCGCGCATGGCCCTGACCGAAAAAGGTATCGGTGTGTCCAGTTATAACCCGATGCAGATGGTCGGGCTTGCACTGACGCACAGTTCATCTGACTTCGGCAATATCCTGCTCGATGTTGCAAACAAAGCTCTGTTGCAGGGCTGGGAAGAAGCTGAAGAAACCTTCCAGCTCTGGACCAAAAAGGGGCAACTGTCAGACTTTAAGACCGCCAATCGTGTTGGCATGGGTGGATTCCAGTCGTTGCGTCAGGTTCGTGAAGGGGCTGAGTACAAATACGTTACCACTGGCGATAAAGGCGAAACCATCGCCCTGGCGACTTACGGCGAAATCTTCTCCATCACCCGTCAGGCTATTATCAACGATGACCTCAATCAGCTGACTGATGTGCCGATGAAGATGGGCCGCGCAGCCAAGGGTACCATCGGTGATCTGGTTTATGCCGTTCTGACCAAAAACCCGAAACTGTCAGATGGGAAAGCATTGTTCCATGCTGACCATAAAAACCTTTCATCTGGCGCGATCTCCGTCAGTAGCCTTGATGATGCGCGTAAGCTGATGCGCCTTCAGAAAGAGGGCGAGCGCTCCCTGAATATTCGTCCGGCATTCATGCTGGTACCGGTTGGCCTTGAAACACTGGCAAACCAGACCATCAAGTCTGCCAGCGTGAAAGGGGCGGATATTAATGCCGGTATTATCAACCCTATCCAGAACTTTGCAGAAGTGATTGCGGAAGCGCGACTGGATGATGCCGATGCAAAAGCCTGGTATCTGGCAGCCGCACAGGGCACAGATACCATTGAAGTGGCTTATCTGAACGGGGTCGATACGCCATACATCGACCAGCAGGAGGGATTCACCACTGATGGTATCGCCACGAAAGTGCGTATTGATGCCGGTGTGGCGCCGCTTGACTATCGCGGCATGACCAAATCAACTGGCCAGTAA
- a CDS encoding phage tail protein yields MTTPNPLAPTKGAGTTLWVYTGSGDPFANPASDVSWIRLAKVKDIQPGELTAESEDDTYLDDDNPDWTSTMQGQKSAGETSFTLAWLPGESGQQDLVNWFDEGAVKGYKIKYPNGVIDAFKGWVSSLGKTVTSKETMTRTVKITNNGKPSLAEDSGSVPIGVTGITLDKATAAVAVGATTQLVASVLPASASDSSFRVATSDPSKATVTVSGNTLTVTGVAAGTVEIIVMSNDGNFVAICKVTVS; encoded by the coding sequence ATGACCACACCAAACCCTCTGGCGCCAACGAAAGGCGCTGGTACAACGCTGTGGGTTTATACCGGAAGCGGTGACCCATTTGCGAACCCTGCTTCGGATGTTAGTTGGATCCGCCTGGCAAAGGTTAAAGATATTCAGCCGGGCGAACTGACAGCCGAATCCGAAGATGATACCTACCTCGATGATGACAACCCTGACTGGACCTCGACCATGCAGGGCCAGAAATCAGCCGGCGAAACCAGCTTCACACTGGCCTGGTTGCCGGGTGAAAGCGGACAGCAGGACCTGGTTAACTGGTTCGATGAGGGCGCTGTTAAAGGCTACAAGATTAAGTATCCGAACGGCGTTATCGATGCCTTTAAAGGGTGGGTGAGCAGCCTTGGCAAGACAGTTACGTCCAAAGAGACGATGACGCGAACCGTAAAAATCACCAACAACGGTAAGCCGTCTCTGGCAGAAGACAGCGGTTCGGTACCGATTGGCGTAACGGGGATCACTCTGGATAAAGCCACGGCTGCCGTTGCTGTTGGCGCGACCACTCAGCTGGTGGCATCTGTGCTGCCAGCCAGTGCTTCCGATTCCTCGTTCCGGGTTGCAACCTCTGACCCGTCTAAGGCAACGGTCACCGTCAGCGGCAATACCCTGACTGTCACCGGCGTGGCGGCAGGTACCGTAGAAATCATCGTTATGAGCAATGACGGTAACTTTGTGGCGATCTGTAAGGTCACTGTTTCCTGA
- a CDS encoding phage tail protein yields the protein MSIKGLEQAIANLNSISEKAVPRASAQSVNRIAGQAVNRSVSVVSKSTRVPRKLVKQRARIRRATVGKPRALIRVNRGNLPAIKLGTASVRLSRRKRDKSGASSVLRIGPFRFPGAFIQQLANGRWHVLRRTTRNRYPIEVVSIPLAVPLTEAFRAELPRLMDERMPEVMRQNLQNQLRLILSR from the coding sequence ATGTCGATTAAAGGCCTGGAACAGGCAATCGCTAACCTCAACAGCATCAGTGAAAAAGCCGTCCCCCGCGCCAGTGCACAATCTGTTAACCGCATTGCAGGACAGGCAGTCAATCGCAGTGTTTCAGTCGTTTCAAAGTCAACCCGTGTCCCCCGAAAGCTGGTTAAACAGCGTGCCCGGATCCGGCGGGCAACCGTCGGCAAACCCCGCGCTCTTATCCGCGTGAACCGGGGAAATTTACCCGCAATTAAACTTGGGACCGCCAGTGTTCGTCTGTCGCGCAGAAAACGCGATAAATCAGGAGCCAGCAGCGTGCTGAGGATCGGACCGTTTCGTTTCCCTGGCGCCTTTATTCAGCAACTGGCAAATGGTCGCTGGCATGTACTGCGGAGAACAACCCGCAACCGGTATCCGATCGAAGTGGTCAGCATCCCTCTGGCGGTACCGCTGACTGAAGCTTTCCGCGCAGAGCTACCGAGACTGATGGATGAACGTATGCCTGAGGTGATGCGGCAGAATCTGCAAAACCAGCTGAGGTTGATTCTTTCACGATGA
- a CDS encoding IS3-like element ISSen4 family transposase (programmed frameshift), which yields MKKRFSDEQIISILREAEAGVPARELCRKHAISDATFYTWRKKYGGMEVPEVKRLKSLEEENARLKKLLAEAMLDKEALQVALGRKLLTTDQKREAVMLMCDATGLSQRRACRLTGLSLSTCRYEAHRPAADAHLSGRITELALERRRFGYRRIWQLLRREGLHVNHKRVYRLYHLSGLGVKRRRRRKGLATERLPLLRPAAPNLTWSMDFVMDALSTGRRIKCLTCVDDFTKECLTVTVAFGISGVQVTRILDSIALFRGYPATIRTDQGPEFTCRALDQWAFEHGVELRLIQPGKPTQNGFIESFNGRFRDECLNEHWFSDIVHARKIINDWRQDYNECRPHSTLNYQTPSEFAAGWRKGHSENEDSDVTN from the exons ATGAAGAAGCGTTTTTCCGACGAACAGATCATCAGTATTCTCCGCGAAGCCGAAGCTGGGGTACCCGCCCGTGAACTCTGCCGCAAGCATGCCATTTCCGATGCCACGTTTTACACCTGGCGTAAGAAGTATGGCGGTATGGAGGTGCCTGAAGTTAAGCGCCTGAAGTCGCTTGAGGAAGAGAACGCCAGACTCAAGAAGCTGCTTGCCGAAGCCATGCTGGATAAAGAGGCGCTTCAGGTGGCTCTTGGGCGAAAGT TACTGACGACAGACCAGAAGCGGGAAGCCGTGATGTTGATGTGTGATGCGACCGGTCTGTCGCAACGTCGTGCCTGCAGGCTTACAGGTTTATCCCTGTCGACCTGCCGCTATGAGGCTCACCGTCCGGCTGCTGATGCGCATTTATCAGGGCGCATCACTGAGCTGGCACTGGAGCGCAGGCGTTTTGGCTACCGTCGTATTTGGCAGTTGCTGCGCCGTGAAGGGCTTCATGTTAATCATAAGCGCGTGTACCGGCTTTATCACCTCAGTGGCCTGGGCGTAAAACGCAGAAGACGTCGTAAAGGGCTGGCAACAGAACGTCTGCCGCTGCTCCGTCCGGCGGCGCCCAATCTGACCTGGTCGATGGATTTCGTCATGGACGCACTTTCCACCGGTCGCAGGATCAAGTGTCTTACCTGCGTCGATGATTTCACAAAGGAATGCCTGACGGTCACTGTTGCCTTTGGGATTTCAGGCGTTCAGGTCACGCGTATTCTGGACAGCATTGCACTGTTTCGAGGCTATCCGGCGACGATAAGAACTGACCAGGGGCCGGAGTTCACTTGCCGTGCACTGGATCAATGGGCCTTTGAGCATGGTGTTGAGTTGCGCTTAATCCAGCCGGGCAAGCCAACGCAGAACGGATTTATTGAGAGCTTTAACGGACGATTTCGCGATGAATGTTTGAATGAGCACTGGTTCAGCGATATCGTTCATGCCAGGAAAATTATTAATGACTGGCGGCAGGATTATAACGAATGCCGCCCGCACTCCACGCTGAATTATCAGACACCGTCTGAATTTGCAGCGGGCTGGAGAAAGGGTCATTCTGAGAATGAAGATTCCGACGTTACTAACTGA
- a CDS encoding DUF2190 family protein: MAKNFVQDGKTISLVNGGTDDILSGEPVAVGKVIAVAITDIAAGQSGDGFTEGVFLLPKLAADAITAGEQVYLKDGKVQLTETDAVVAGVAWESAGANVTVVEVKING, from the coding sequence ATGGCGAAGAATTTTGTACAGGACGGTAAAACCATCTCTCTGGTGAATGGCGGGACGGATGACATTCTCAGTGGTGAACCGGTTGCAGTCGGAAAAGTTATTGCTGTGGCCATCACGGATATTGCAGCTGGCCAGAGCGGGGACGGTTTCACGGAAGGCGTGTTTTTGCTTCCTAAGCTGGCCGCTGATGCAATCACTGCCGGGGAACAGGTTTACCTGAAAGACGGTAAAGTGCAGCTGACGGAAACCGATGCGGTCGTGGCCGGGGTCGCCTGGGAATCCGCAGGTGCAAACGTGACTGTGGTTGAAGTCAAAATCAATGGCTAA
- a CDS encoding phage terminase large subunit family protein, protein MAKRASARGIRRDVSGILRAPRRMLVADAVKDYMRVPMGAGNSVPWDPNLAPYVIEPMNCLASREYDAVVFVGPARTGKTIGLIDGWIVYNIVCDPADMLVIQVSEEKAREHSKKRLDRTFRSSPEVKTRLSPRRNDNNVYDRTFRAGNYLKLGWPSVNIMSSSDYKSVALTDYDRFPEDIDGEGDAYSLASKRTTTFMSSGMTLVESSPGRDIRDTKWRRTTPHEAPPTTGILSLYNRGDRRRLYWPCPHCGEYFQPEMDNMAGYRDSNDPVLASEAAFLQCPACKGRVTPDMKRALNMKGVWLRDGQHIDSSGNIQGDGRRSRIASFWMEGPAAAYQTWAQLIYKFLTAEQEYETTRSEETLKTVINTDFGRPYLPRASIEQRKSELLEQRAEDVPKRSVPDGVLFLTATVDVQAGRNRRFVVQITGYGSMGERWIVDRYNIRQSLRCDGNGESIQIDPASYPEDWDLLLTDVFEKIWPLASDPSKGMRLMSMAVDSGGEDGVTDNAYKFWRKCRREGLGKRVYLFKGDSVRRSKLIQRTFPDNTGRSTRRAQATGDVPLYLLQTDALKDRVNNALWRDSPGPGYVHFPSWLGNWFYDELTYEERSNEGKWSKPGRGANEAFDLLVYADALAILSGYEKIKWPSVPEWARRETWIESTQTETGEAPSPIPAAKPKPKPKREKPVTSEANPWTNSGGWV, encoded by the coding sequence ATGGCAAAGCGGGCATCAGCCAGGGGCATTCGTCGCGATGTTTCCGGTATATTACGCGCTCCACGTCGAATGTTAGTTGCCGACGCGGTGAAAGATTACATGCGAGTACCAATGGGAGCGGGGAACTCCGTTCCGTGGGACCCGAACCTGGCACCTTACGTTATTGAGCCAATGAACTGCCTGGCATCACGCGAATATGACGCGGTTGTGTTTGTTGGTCCGGCGCGAACCGGTAAAACCATTGGCCTGATTGATGGCTGGATTGTCTACAATATCGTTTGCGATCCCGCCGATATGCTCGTTATTCAGGTATCCGAAGAGAAGGCGCGCGAGCATTCCAAAAAACGCCTTGATCGTACCTTCCGCTCCAGCCCAGAAGTCAAAACCCGACTCAGCCCCCGGCGTAATGACAACAACGTTTATGATCGGACTTTCCGCGCCGGCAACTATCTCAAACTGGGCTGGCCATCAGTAAATATCATGTCCTCTTCCGACTATAAAAGCGTTGCGCTGACGGATTATGACCGTTTCCCGGAAGACATCGACGGGGAAGGGGACGCTTACTCACTGGCTTCCAAACGAACCACCACATTTATGTCATCTGGCATGACGCTGGTCGAGAGTTCTCCTGGCCGGGATATCAGGGATACCAAATGGCGCCGGACTACGCCACATGAAGCACCGCCGACCACGGGTATTTTATCGCTGTACAACCGGGGCGATCGCCGCCGGCTTTACTGGCCCTGCCCACATTGCGGCGAATACTTCCAGCCGGAAATGGACAATATGGCTGGCTACCGCGATAGCAATGATCCGGTTCTGGCGAGTGAAGCGGCATTCCTCCAGTGCCCTGCATGTAAAGGCCGGGTCACCCCGGACATGAAGCGCGCCCTGAACATGAAGGGCGTCTGGTTACGTGATGGCCAGCATATTGACAGCAGCGGCAATATTCAGGGTGATGGTCGCCGCTCACGTATTGCTTCGTTCTGGATGGAAGGCCCGGCAGCTGCTTACCAGACCTGGGCTCAGCTTATCTACAAATTCCTGACAGCAGAGCAGGAATATGAAACCACCCGCAGTGAGGAAACCCTGAAGACGGTTATCAATACCGACTTTGGCCGACCTTATTTACCCCGCGCCAGCATAGAGCAACGCAAAAGTGAGTTGCTGGAGCAACGTGCTGAAGACGTGCCAAAACGCTCGGTCCCGGACGGCGTGCTGTTCCTTACAGCAACCGTGGACGTTCAGGCGGGCCGCAACAGGCGGTTTGTTGTCCAGATAACCGGTTACGGGAGTATGGGAGAGCGCTGGATAGTTGACCGCTACAACATACGGCAGTCCCTGCGATGTGATGGTAACGGAGAGAGCATCCAGATCGATCCCGCGAGCTACCCGGAAGACTGGGATCTCCTGCTTACGGATGTCTTCGAGAAAATCTGGCCTCTGGCATCTGATCCGTCAAAAGGTATGAGGCTGATGTCGATGGCGGTTGACTCCGGCGGTGAGGATGGCGTCACGGATAACGCTTACAAATTCTGGCGCAAGTGTCGCCGTGAAGGGCTGGGTAAACGGGTTTATCTCTTTAAGGGCGACAGTGTACGCCGCAGCAAACTTATTCAGAGGACATTCCCAGATAACACCGGCAGGTCTACCCGCCGCGCGCAGGCGACCGGTGATGTTCCTCTTTATCTTCTCCAGACTGATGCCCTGAAAGACCGGGTGAATAATGCACTCTGGCGTGATTCTCCCGGGCCTGGATATGTTCATTTTCCCTCCTGGCTGGGCAACTGGTTCTACGATGAACTGACCTATGAGGAACGCTCAAATGAAGGGAAATGGAGTAAGCCAGGCCGCGGCGCCAACGAAGCATTTGACCTTCTCGTCTATGCCGATGCCCTCGCCATCCTTAGCGGGTACGAAAAAATCAAATGGCCGTCTGTTCCTGAATGGGCACGGCGGGAAACGTGGATCGAGAGCACGCAGACGGAAACTGGCGAAGCGCCATCCCCGATACCTGCGGCGAAACCAAAGCCAAAACCAAAACGTGAGAAGCCCGTAACCAGCGAGGCGAATCCGTGGACAAACTCAGGAGGATGGGTGTGA
- a CDS encoding DUF1441 family protein, which yields MDQEIASFKLNINQLAGITGVHRQTVAARLKNVEPAPGSNAKLKLFQITDILTELMVPTVSGELEEMTPSDRLAHWKAENERIKFEQETGQLIPADEVAREFSLMAKAIVMVLETLPDVLERDCALTPAAVSRVQSVIDDLRDQMAQKVLDAEEEEDDQEED from the coding sequence ATGGACCAGGAAATCGCTTCTTTTAAGCTGAACATAAATCAGCTGGCCGGAATAACGGGTGTTCACCGGCAGACGGTCGCCGCCAGGCTGAAAAATGTTGAGCCGGCACCAGGCAGTAACGCCAAATTAAAACTGTTCCAGATAACAGACATTCTCACCGAACTGATGGTACCGACTGTCTCAGGAGAGCTCGAAGAGATGACTCCGTCTGACCGCCTGGCCCACTGGAAAGCGGAGAATGAACGGATAAAGTTCGAGCAGGAAACCGGGCAACTCATCCCGGCAGATGAAGTTGCTCGTGAATTTTCTCTGATGGCAAAGGCCATTGTCATGGTGCTTGAGACCCTTCCTGATGTACTTGAACGCGACTGCGCACTTACGCCCGCAGCAGTTAGCCGTGTTCAGAGCGTGATAGATGATTTACGAGATCAGATGGCCCAGAAAGTACTGGATGCCGAAGAAGAGGAGGACGACCAGGAGGAGGACTGA
- a CDS encoding phage portal protein, whose amino-acid sequence MSLLDDAIGLFSPGWKASRLRARAVIKAYEAVKPTRTHKAQRENRSADQLSQMGAVSLREQARWLDNNHDLVIGVFDKLEERVIGKQGIIVEPIPLLTNGKIAKKLVKDIRRKFGEWSVRPEVTNQFTRPMLERLMLRTWLRDGEVFAQLVSGTGNGLQPVAGVPFWLEALEPDFVPMNSDAATQMNQGVFVDNWGRPKKYQVYKSLPVSGRQFDTKEVDAANMLHLKFTRRLHQTRGTSLLSGVLMRLSALKEYEDSELTAARIAAVLGMYIKKGDGQSFDSDDKSGDDRELMIQPGMLYDDLQAGEEIGMIKSDRPNPNLETFRNGQLRAVAAGSRLSFSSTARNYNGTYSAQRQELVESTDGYLILQDWFIGSVTRPMYRAWLKMAVAAGEISLPRGVDMDTLYNAVYSGPVMPWIDPVKEANAWKTQIRGGAATESDWVRASGRNPDDVKSRRKAEVDENKEMGLVFDTDPSNDKGGTSAEVKEPGGPPSESQRKK is encoded by the coding sequence ATGAGTCTTTTAGATGATGCAATAGGCCTGTTTTCGCCGGGCTGGAAAGCTTCACGCCTGCGTGCCCGTGCGGTAATCAAGGCCTATGAGGCGGTAAAGCCTACCCGGACCCATAAAGCACAACGGGAGAATCGTTCTGCCGACCAGCTCAGCCAGATGGGGGCGGTTTCGCTTCGTGAGCAGGCCCGTTGGCTGGATAACAATCACGATCTGGTGATTGGCGTGTTCGACAAGCTTGAAGAGCGGGTTATTGGTAAGCAGGGGATTATTGTTGAACCGATCCCCCTGCTGACCAACGGGAAAATCGCCAAGAAACTGGTAAAGGATATCCGTAGAAAGTTTGGTGAATGGTCTGTCAGACCTGAAGTGACTAACCAGTTTACCCGACCGATGCTTGAGCGCCTGATGCTGCGCACCTGGTTACGGGATGGTGAAGTATTTGCACAACTGGTTAGTGGTACAGGCAACGGCCTTCAACCAGTCGCGGGTGTGCCGTTCTGGCTGGAAGCGCTTGAGCCTGATTTCGTACCCATGAACAGTGACGCCGCAACCCAGATGAATCAGGGGGTCTTTGTTGACAACTGGGGACGACCCAAAAAATACCAGGTTTACAAAAGTCTGCCGGTTTCCGGGAGACAGTTTGATACCAAAGAGGTAGACGCGGCGAACATGCTCCACCTCAAATTTACCCGCCGCCTTCACCAGACCCGAGGCACCTCTCTTTTGTCTGGGGTACTGATGCGCCTGAGTGCGCTCAAGGAGTATGAAGACTCCGAACTTACCGCAGCGAGAATTGCCGCAGTACTGGGCATGTATATCAAAAAGGGTGACGGGCAGAGTTTTGACTCCGATGACAAATCTGGTGATGACCGTGAGCTCATGATCCAGCCTGGCATGTTGTATGACGACCTTCAGGCCGGGGAAGAAATCGGGATGATTAAGTCTGACCGACCTAACCCTAACCTTGAGACGTTCCGCAATGGTCAGCTGCGTGCTGTTGCCGCAGGCAGTCGCCTCAGCTTTTCCAGCACTGCCCGCAACTATAACGGTACCTACAGCGCCCAGCGGCAGGAGCTGGTGGAGTCAACCGATGGGTATCTGATACTTCAGGACTGGTTTATCGGCTCAGTCACCCGACCGATGTACCGGGCCTGGCTGAAGATGGCAGTCGCCGCTGGAGAAATCAGCCTTCCACGCGGTGTTGACATGGATACGCTTTACAACGCTGTCTACTCAGGGCCGGTCATGCCCTGGATTGATCCTGTCAAAGAAGCAAATGCCTGGAAAACCCAGATACGCGGTGGTGCTGCAACTGAATCTGACTGGGTTCGCGCCAGCGGCCGTAATCCGGACGATGTGAAGTCACGCCGTAAAGCGGAAGTTGATGAAAACAAAGAAATGGGGCTGGTGTTTGACACTGACCCCTCCAATGATAAAGGAGGCACCAGTGCCGAAGTCAAAGAGCCGGGCGGTCCACCGTCCGAAAGCCAGCGTAAAAAGTAA
- the gpU gene encoding phage tail terminator protein — MKHPQIRAAVLAALKRNITEQVTWFDGRPGFLDEEDLPAVAVYLTDARASDDNIDEDMWSALLHIEVFLKAKEPDSALDAWMEEKVYPALGDIPELLPLIELMNASGYDYQRDDEAMMWGSADLSYSISYVM, encoded by the coding sequence ATGAAACACCCACAAATCCGTGCCGCCGTTCTGGCGGCGCTTAAACGTAACATTACCGAACAGGTCACCTGGTTTGACGGTCGCCCTGGCTTCCTTGACGAGGAGGATCTTCCGGCAGTGGCGGTATACCTGACGGATGCGCGCGCCTCGGACGACAACATCGATGAAGATATGTGGTCCGCACTGCTGCATATCGAAGTTTTCCTGAAAGCGAAGGAGCCTGATTCCGCTCTGGATGCCTGGATGGAAGAGAAAGTGTATCCCGCCCTGGGTGATATCCCCGAGCTGCTTCCCCTCATCGAATTGATGAACGCAAGCGGTTATGACTATCAACGCGATGATGAAGCGATGATGTGGGGATCGGCCGATCTCAGCTACTCAATCAGCTATGTAATGTGA